The following coding sequences are from one Camarhynchus parvulus chromosome 1, STF_HiC, whole genome shotgun sequence window:
- the IFNAR1 gene encoding interferon alpha/beta receptor 1 isoform X1 — protein sequence MAEPGSGGAAEPGDGWTEEPGDGWTEEPWGRWTAERRRLWVPGGRWLAAVLPLLLVPLPCAGQSSLPSPEDVRVHVVNTNFTLSWDYRGSDPSVTFSAQFQWPELEPTGWQELPGCQAVAGTGCDFSSAISEYYDAHYVRVRAQAGPLVSPWSQVLEMVPEQVAQIGPPGLELQSTNGVVKVTVSPPEANQRKKMWINDLSFKYNLVFWENSSHAQLQSKKIFPFDTIDDLAPDSTYCFKVQANLPSEGKQGFFSPTRCVKTAQKVNDLLCATNLSVLALNMKFHLLWSGQENQDVNYNVQYLIGYLKDLNDDYSDKWLSVPRCENITSTWCNFSSIITTTGFYYLRVQAREGHNKSCFSREVKVDPLKTNGIGPPGVRLDLSDTLLHILISPPGGDEDEVMRDHYDLSYRILYWKNSSDMKEEVKQKEVKQTIATVPDVSPSSLYCVQVQAFSEPYNKSSAYSQQQCIHTPAGTPSALIIAGIFMGALLVVLLVGAPLVFVFYQAYNKIKYVFFPSCQPPLNIEGFGAQPFSSPYLSAAAEEAVENCCVIDSMITEEGNQIVFTGYKHSTQSSRDSGNYSNDDNTSGSKGSKETLEKEIV from the exons ATGGCGGAGCCCGGGTCTGGAGGGGCGGCGGAACCCGGGGATGGATGGACGGAGGAGCCCGGGGATGGATGGACGGAGGAGCCATGGGGTAGATGGacggcggagcggcggcggctgTGGGTGCCGGGCGGGCGCTGGCTGGCGGCcgtgctgcccctgctgctggtgccgCTGCCCTGCGCAG GCCAGAGCAGCCTGCCGAGCCCTGAGGACGTGCGGGTGCACGTGGTGAACACCAATTTCACCCTGAGCTGGGACTACAGGGGGAGTGACCCCAGCGTGACATTCTCAGCCCAGTTCCAGTG GCCGGAGCTGGAGCCCAcgggctggcaggagctgccagggtgccaggctgtggctggcacaggctgtgactTCTCCTCGGCCATCTCGGAGTACTACGATGCCCACTACGTGCGCGTGAGGGCCCAGGCAGGGCCACTGGTGTCCCCGTGGTCCCAGGTCCTGGAGATGGTGCCAGAACAAGTTG CTCAGATTGGTCCACCAGGACTGGAATTGCAGTCCACAAATGGAGTTGTAAAAGTTACAGTTTCTCCTCCAGAAgcaaatcagaggaaaaaaatgtggatCAATGATCTGAGTTTTAAATATAACCTGGTCTTCTGGGAAAACTCCTCCCATGCTCAG ctccagagcaaaaaaattttcccttttgacACCATTGATGACCTTGCCCCAGATAGCACCTATTGCTTCAAAGTCCAAGCAAATCTCCCCAGCGAGGGCAAGCAAGGCTTCTTCAGCCCCACCAGATGTGTGAAAACTGCCCAGAAAG TGAACGACCTCCTGTGTGCCACCAACCTGAGTGTCCTGGCTCTGAACATGAAATTCCACCTGCTTTGGAGCGGCCAGGAAAATCAGGATGTGAACTACAACGTGCAGTACCTGAT TGGCTACTTGAAGGATCTCAATGATGATTACTCAGACAAGTggctcagtgtccccaggtgtgagAACATCACCAGCACCTGGTGCAACTTCTCCTCCATCATCACCACCACTGGATTTTATTACCTGCGAGTGCAGGCCAGGGAGGGACACAACAAATCCTGCTTCTCCAGGGAAGTCAAAGTGGATCCTCTGAAAACAA aTGGAATTGGCCCTCCTGGTGTAAGGTTGGACCTCAGTGACACTTTGCTCCACATCCTTATTTCTCCTCCAGGAGGAGATGAGGATGAAGTCATGAGGGACCATTATGACTTGTCCTACAGGATCCTGTACTGGAAGAATTCCTCAGATATGAAG gaggAGGTGAAGCAGAAGGAGGTGAAGCAGACCATAGCCACAGTGCCTGACGTGTCCCCCTCCAGCCTGTACTGTGTGCAGGTGCAGGCCTTCTCTGAGCCCTACAACAAGAGCAGTGCCTACAGCCAGCAGCAATGCATCCACACCCCTgcag GTACACCTTCAGCTCTGATCATTGCTGGGATTTTCATGGGTGCCCTGCTGGTTGTCCTGCTGGTGGGCGCTCCTCTTGTTTTTGTGTTCTACCAAGCCTACAACAAAATCAAATACGTGttcttcccctcctgccagcccccccTGAACATCGAG GGATTTGGAGCACAGCCCTTCAGCAGCCCTTACctgtcagctgcagcagaggaagcagtGGAAAATTGCTGTGTGATTGACTCCATGATCACAGAAGAGGGAAATCAGATTGTTTTCACAGGCTACAAACATTCCACCCAGAGCAGTCGAGACTCAGGGAATTATTCCAACGATGACAACACTTCTGGGAGCAAAGGATCCaaagaaacactggaaaaggaaatagtGTAA
- the IFNAR1 gene encoding interferon alpha/beta receptor 1 isoform X2 — MVPEQVAQIGPPGLELQSTNGVVKVTVSPPEANQRKKMWINDLSFKYNLVFWENSSHAQLQSKKIFPFDTIDDLAPDSTYCFKVQANLPSEGKQGFFSPTRCVKTAQKVNDLLCATNLSVLALNMKFHLLWSGQENQDVNYNVQYLIGYLKDLNDDYSDKWLSVPRCENITSTWCNFSSIITTTGFYYLRVQAREGHNKSCFSREVKVDPLKTNGIGPPGVRLDLSDTLLHILISPPGGDEDEVMRDHYDLSYRILYWKNSSDMKEEVKQKEVKQTIATVPDVSPSSLYCVQVQAFSEPYNKSSAYSQQQCIHTPAGTPSALIIAGIFMGALLVVLLVGAPLVFVFYQAYNKIKYVFFPSCQPPLNIEGFGAQPFSSPYLSAAAEEAVENCCVIDSMITEEGNQIVFTGYKHSTQSSRDSGNYSNDDNTSGSKGSKETLEKEIV, encoded by the exons ATGGTGCCAGAACAAGTTG CTCAGATTGGTCCACCAGGACTGGAATTGCAGTCCACAAATGGAGTTGTAAAAGTTACAGTTTCTCCTCCAGAAgcaaatcagaggaaaaaaatgtggatCAATGATCTGAGTTTTAAATATAACCTGGTCTTCTGGGAAAACTCCTCCCATGCTCAG ctccagagcaaaaaaattttcccttttgacACCATTGATGACCTTGCCCCAGATAGCACCTATTGCTTCAAAGTCCAAGCAAATCTCCCCAGCGAGGGCAAGCAAGGCTTCTTCAGCCCCACCAGATGTGTGAAAACTGCCCAGAAAG TGAACGACCTCCTGTGTGCCACCAACCTGAGTGTCCTGGCTCTGAACATGAAATTCCACCTGCTTTGGAGCGGCCAGGAAAATCAGGATGTGAACTACAACGTGCAGTACCTGAT TGGCTACTTGAAGGATCTCAATGATGATTACTCAGACAAGTggctcagtgtccccaggtgtgagAACATCACCAGCACCTGGTGCAACTTCTCCTCCATCATCACCACCACTGGATTTTATTACCTGCGAGTGCAGGCCAGGGAGGGACACAACAAATCCTGCTTCTCCAGGGAAGTCAAAGTGGATCCTCTGAAAACAA aTGGAATTGGCCCTCCTGGTGTAAGGTTGGACCTCAGTGACACTTTGCTCCACATCCTTATTTCTCCTCCAGGAGGAGATGAGGATGAAGTCATGAGGGACCATTATGACTTGTCCTACAGGATCCTGTACTGGAAGAATTCCTCAGATATGAAG gaggAGGTGAAGCAGAAGGAGGTGAAGCAGACCATAGCCACAGTGCCTGACGTGTCCCCCTCCAGCCTGTACTGTGTGCAGGTGCAGGCCTTCTCTGAGCCCTACAACAAGAGCAGTGCCTACAGCCAGCAGCAATGCATCCACACCCCTgcag GTACACCTTCAGCTCTGATCATTGCTGGGATTTTCATGGGTGCCCTGCTGGTTGTCCTGCTGGTGGGCGCTCCTCTTGTTTTTGTGTTCTACCAAGCCTACAACAAAATCAAATACGTGttcttcccctcctgccagcccccccTGAACATCGAG GGATTTGGAGCACAGCCCTTCAGCAGCCCTTACctgtcagctgcagcagaggaagcagtGGAAAATTGCTGTGTGATTGACTCCATGATCACAGAAGAGGGAAATCAGATTGTTTTCACAGGCTACAAACATTCCACCCAGAGCAGTCGAGACTCAGGGAATTATTCCAACGATGACAACACTTCTGGGAGCAAAGGATCCaaagaaacactggaaaaggaaatagtGTAA